From a single Vibrio tubiashii genomic region:
- a CDS encoding zinc/cadmium/mercury/lead-transporting ATPase, producing MCTKHQACRSDKVAANPSQSGSCASPKISTIKMAEVASAESSCCSSNSCSSGADPADEEGEPSSSARYTQSWKIEGMDCPACARKVETAVNRVDGIVEAKVLFATEKLIITSDNVGVAQLVEQTILDTGFTFTSPNSKSSKQVSTGWKSVLQQNAQIIAIASAMAIAAAIKPALPQISEWMFVITCLAGLYPIGKKAISLARSGTPFAIETLMSVAALGALYLGETVEAAMVLLLFLIGERLEAFAASRARSGVQALMELVPENAIKIVDGQRIEVSASELHPGDVIEVSPGARLPADGKLIGDVASFDESALTGESIPVERYQGDSVMAGAVAVDKVVRFTITSKQGENAIDRILHLIEEAESRKAPLERFLDKFSRWYTPLMMLVSLLVIITPPLLFAQPWETWVYRGLALLLIACPCALVISTPAAITSGLAAAARRGALIKGGAALEQLGRVETIAFDKTGTLTKGKPEVTDIIALEGWTEQSLLEKVAAIEVGSSHPLAVSLVNKAKQLELEIVEAEDKQALVGSGVRGVVSGVEYQVSAPSKVDITLPSALVETIEQLEGQGKTVVVAIEAKHKAIGLVAWQDTLRDDSAKAVKALNELGIHSIMLTGDNPRSALAISSMIGIDYKASLLPQDKVSYVEQLSANGNVAMVGDGINDAPAMKASSIGIAMGGGTDVALETADAAITHNRLIELAGMIELSRATLNNIRQNIALALGLKGVFLVTSLLGITGLWVAVLADSGATAIVTLNALRLLKFKSKQD from the coding sequence ATGTGCACTAAACATCAAGCATGCCGCTCAGACAAAGTCGCGGCTAACCCTTCTCAATCAGGCTCTTGCGCTAGCCCTAAAATCTCAACCATTAAAATGGCAGAGGTTGCCAGTGCCGAGTCGAGCTGTTGTAGCTCAAATAGCTGCAGTAGTGGTGCAGACCCTGCTGACGAAGAGGGCGAGCCCAGTTCCTCTGCGCGTTACACCCAAAGTTGGAAAATTGAGGGAATGGATTGCCCAGCCTGTGCTCGCAAGGTGGAAACAGCCGTTAATCGAGTCGATGGCATTGTTGAGGCTAAAGTCCTTTTTGCAACCGAAAAACTCATAATCACTTCTGATAATGTTGGTGTTGCCCAGTTAGTCGAACAAACAATCCTTGATACTGGATTTACCTTTACTAGCCCTAATTCAAAGTCTTCAAAACAAGTATCCACAGGTTGGAAGTCTGTGCTTCAACAGAATGCGCAGATTATCGCTATTGCTTCTGCTATGGCGATCGCCGCTGCAATTAAACCAGCACTTCCACAAATTAGTGAATGGATGTTTGTCATTACCTGCTTGGCGGGACTATACCCCATAGGTAAAAAAGCCATCAGCCTTGCGCGTTCAGGGACGCCTTTTGCGATAGAAACCTTGATGAGTGTTGCAGCACTTGGGGCGCTCTATTTGGGGGAAACCGTAGAGGCAGCAATGGTGCTGTTATTGTTCCTCATTGGTGAACGACTAGAAGCCTTTGCTGCTTCACGTGCCCGTAGTGGTGTGCAAGCATTAATGGAGTTGGTTCCTGAAAATGCGATTAAAATCGTTGATGGTCAGCGCATTGAAGTATCGGCAAGTGAGCTACACCCTGGTGATGTCATTGAAGTTTCACCGGGTGCAAGGTTACCGGCTGACGGTAAGCTTATCGGTGACGTAGCGAGTTTTGATGAAAGTGCCCTCACTGGTGAGTCGATACCTGTTGAACGTTATCAAGGTGACTCAGTCATGGCAGGCGCTGTGGCAGTCGATAAAGTGGTGAGATTTACCATCACCTCAAAGCAGGGCGAGAATGCCATTGATCGTATTCTCCATTTGATCGAAGAAGCAGAATCTCGGAAAGCACCATTAGAGCGTTTTCTGGATAAGTTTAGCCGTTGGTATACGCCGTTGATGATGCTGGTGTCACTACTGGTGATCATTACGCCGCCATTGTTGTTTGCTCAACCTTGGGAAACTTGGGTTTATCGTGGACTGGCACTGCTTCTGATTGCTTGTCCTTGTGCACTAGTGATTTCTACGCCAGCCGCGATCACTTCTGGTTTAGCGGCAGCCGCTCGTCGAGGAGCTCTGATTAAAGGTGGCGCAGCGTTAGAGCAGCTAGGCCGCGTTGAAACCATAGCTTTTGATAAAACAGGAACGCTAACCAAAGGCAAACCTGAAGTCACTGACATTATTGCTTTAGAGGGCTGGACAGAGCAGTCGCTATTGGAAAAAGTTGCCGCCATTGAAGTGGGTTCAAGCCATCCACTGGCGGTATCGCTAGTGAACAAAGCCAAACAACTTGAGTTAGAGATTGTTGAGGCAGAAGACAAGCAAGCTCTGGTCGGTAGTGGTGTGCGCGGTGTGGTCTCAGGTGTTGAGTATCAGGTGAGCGCACCAAGTAAAGTGGATATCACGTTACCTAGTGCTTTGGTTGAGACTATTGAGCAACTCGAAGGTCAAGGAAAGACGGTTGTCGTTGCTATCGAAGCGAAGCATAAAGCGATCGGTCTGGTCGCGTGGCAAGATACTCTGCGTGACGATTCTGCCAAAGCAGTGAAAGCGCTTAATGAGTTGGGTATTCACTCGATTATGCTCACCGGAGATAATCCGCGCAGCGCGCTAGCCATCAGTTCTATGATTGGCATCGACTATAAAGCGAGTCTGCTTCCCCAAGATAAAGTCAGCTATGTCGAGCAACTTTCTGCAAACGGTAATGTGGCCATGGTCGGTGATGGCATCAATGATGCGCCTGCAATGAAAGCCTCAAGCATTGGTATTGCGATGGGAGGTGGGACTGACGTCGCGTTAGAAACCGCTGATGCAGCGATTACCCACAATCGTCTGATTGAACTTGCTGGAATGATTGAGCTTTCGCGGGCTACATTGAATAACATTCGTCAGAATATTGCTCTCGCACTTGGCTTGAAAGGCGTGTTCTTGGTGACAAGTTTATTAGGTATCACTGGACTTTGGGTTGCGGTGCTGGCTGATAGTGGAGCGACTGCTATCGTGACTCTTAATGCATTAAGACTGCTGAAATTTAAGTCAAAGCAAGATTAG
- a CDS encoding MATE family efflux transporter, producing MSDQSAKFVEGSTMRHILVMSGAGSVGLMALFVVDLIDMLFISMLGQVELAAAVGFAGTLVFFSTSISIGTSIAMGALVSKAIGAKQQQHARELSTSIMFTAVTISVIVAAVMFAYIPELLQAIGAHGVAAERAEAYLRIILPSGPVIAVAMAAGAGLRAAGDAKRSMWATLAGGIVNAILDPIFIFGFGWNVEGAALASVFARFTVLFFSIYPLIRVHKLAARFNYAVWLSNLKIIIAIAIPAIITNIATPIGNAIVTSAIARFGENYVAGFAVIGRLTPVCFAVIFALSGAVGPIIGQNYGAERMDRVKETLNNSLIVTTLYTIVVCIILYFAQDLIIRMFSLNGDAQVIVAAFCTYVAVSFIFNGAQFVANTSFNNLGKPLYSTALNLGKATLGTLPFVHLGVFWFGALGVLYGQAIGTVVFGLIAIVVLRKHISDLMRSSCLEHEASDPSITSVNSQPFCSHDAVLIDDVASTTEISQQTAEKV from the coding sequence ATGTCAGACCAAAGTGCCAAATTTGTTGAAGGATCAACCATGCGACATATTTTGGTTATGTCGGGGGCTGGGTCTGTTGGTCTAATGGCACTATTTGTGGTCGACCTTATCGACATGTTGTTTATCAGTATGTTGGGTCAGGTTGAACTCGCCGCTGCGGTAGGCTTTGCCGGGACGTTAGTTTTCTTTTCAACCTCCATCTCTATTGGTACTTCTATTGCGATGGGGGCGCTGGTTTCCAAAGCTATTGGTGCCAAGCAACAGCAACATGCGCGTGAACTGAGCACAAGTATTATGTTCACTGCAGTGACGATCAGTGTAATAGTCGCGGCGGTGATGTTTGCCTATATTCCAGAGCTGCTTCAAGCCATCGGTGCGCATGGCGTCGCCGCTGAGAGAGCGGAAGCCTACTTAAGAATAATCTTACCTAGCGGCCCTGTTATCGCAGTTGCAATGGCTGCGGGGGCGGGGTTACGTGCCGCGGGCGATGCAAAGCGTTCGATGTGGGCAACACTAGCTGGTGGCATTGTTAATGCGATTCTAGATCCAATATTCATCTTCGGTTTTGGTTGGAATGTAGAAGGTGCAGCACTTGCGTCTGTATTTGCTCGCTTTACTGTGCTGTTTTTCTCAATCTACCCACTTATCCGTGTACATAAACTCGCCGCGAGATTTAACTACGCAGTGTGGTTAAGCAACCTAAAAATTATTATTGCCATTGCGATACCCGCAATTATCACCAATATTGCAACGCCAATTGGTAATGCGATTGTTACCTCAGCTATTGCTCGATTCGGTGAAAACTATGTTGCTGGGTTTGCAGTGATAGGTCGACTCACACCAGTCTGTTTTGCGGTAATTTTTGCGCTTTCAGGGGCTGTTGGGCCGATCATCGGTCAGAACTACGGCGCAGAGCGTATGGATCGCGTTAAAGAGACACTCAATAACTCTTTAATTGTCACCACTCTTTACACCATCGTTGTTTGTATCATTCTCTACTTCGCTCAAGATTTGATTATTCGTATGTTCAGCCTAAACGGTGATGCGCAAGTCATCGTTGCAGCGTTTTGTACCTATGTCGCGGTGAGCTTTATTTTCAACGGTGCACAGTTCGTTGCCAATACCTCGTTCAACAATCTAGGCAAGCCGCTGTACTCAACGGCACTGAACTTAGGCAAAGCGACATTAGGCACTTTACCCTTTGTCCATTTGGGGGTGTTTTGGTTTGGCGCTCTTGGGGTGCTTTACGGTCAGGCAATTGGTACCGTGGTATTCGGTTTGATTGCGATTGTTGTGCTGCGTAAGCATATTTCGGACTTGATGCGTTCAAGTTGCCTTGAGCATGAAGCCTCAGATCCTTCGATTACCAGTGTCAATAGTCAGCCTTTCTGTAGTCATGATGCGGTATTGATTGATGACGTCGCTTCAACAACAGAGATTTCGCAACAAACGGCAGAAAAAGTTTGA
- a CDS encoding CBS domain-containing protein, with the protein MESLKVKDYMTLQAVTFTPEMSLSAALDKVMNSKYLGGPVLNDKKEVIGFLSGQDLLDKLIKVSYYCQDTHIVSDCMHPEVLSVTSETSIIELAEMMKVGKPKVYPVIDSGKLVGIITRRDVLRAIGKNIEDCFKHPV; encoded by the coding sequence ATGGAATCATTGAAAGTAAAAGACTATATGACATTGCAAGCGGTAACCTTTACGCCGGAGATGTCGCTCAGTGCCGCTTTAGATAAGGTTATGAACTCAAAATATTTGGGTGGTCCGGTTCTCAACGACAAAAAGGAAGTGATCGGTTTCCTCTCTGGTCAGGACTTGCTCGATAAGCTTATTAAGGTGAGCTATTACTGCCAAGACACCCATATCGTCTCAGACTGTATGCACCCAGAAGTACTATCGGTTACCTCAGAGACCTCAATTATTGAACTTGCCGAGATGATGAAAGTAGGCAAACCAAAAGTTTATCCCGTGATTGATTCGGGTAAGTTAGTGGGCATCATCACGCGTAGGGATGTGTTACGCGCTATTGGTAAAAATATCGAAGATTGCTTTAAGCATCCGGTGTAA
- the nrtS gene encoding nitrate/nitrite transporter NrtS, producing the protein MNYIVFKRAIIIALVVGTLLNIINQYDAIFGASSLNWLKACLTYCVPFSVSLFSSWLANRDAKAQCD; encoded by the coding sequence ATGAACTACATCGTATTTAAAAGAGCCATCATCATTGCCTTGGTGGTGGGAACTTTGCTCAATATCATCAATCAATATGACGCCATTTTTGGAGCCTCAAGCCTAAACTGGCTCAAGGCTTGTCTGACGTATTGTGTGCCTTTTAGTGTTTCATTGTTTAGTAGTTGGTTAGCGAATCGTGATGCTAAGGCTCAATGCGATTAG
- a CDS encoding sensor domain-containing diguanylate cyclase, with amino-acid sequence MNSTFSAQIANNPDMMHVVFESLPEPTFLIDKSGTYVEAWGGRDKKRHHDPAALVGLNQYQVLPADKAIWFSQVIVDVIDSQTASELEYSLDPKDLRCFDGVEGPQQVQHFSALVIPLPNTSLVLWTVRNITEYKRALDKLALQQLELERLTYIDHLTQMYNRYALDVLLPEAIELAKLKLIGSAVLMIDIDCFKQYNDSYGHLKGDKALEALSRAIRAWAKNDDLCFRYGGDEFLVFMPNVAECESIERAELLQEVVKQLAIPHPSSSVGPQFSITIGIRHCHLVPQDMDAERFISIADKALFYAKGRQRGSIHQLTDNEKSSC; translated from the coding sequence GTGAACTCTACTTTTTCAGCTCAGATCGCCAATAACCCCGATATGATGCACGTGGTGTTTGAATCACTCCCTGAACCGACATTTCTTATCGATAAATCAGGCACCTACGTTGAGGCTTGGGGTGGTAGGGATAAAAAACGCCATCACGACCCTGCTGCGTTGGTTGGTCTCAATCAGTACCAAGTGCTGCCAGCCGACAAAGCTATTTGGTTTAGCCAAGTGATTGTCGATGTCATAGACAGCCAAACCGCTTCCGAACTTGAATACAGTTTAGACCCAAAAGATCTACGCTGCTTTGATGGCGTTGAAGGACCTCAACAAGTGCAACACTTTAGCGCGCTGGTGATCCCATTGCCGAATACTTCATTAGTGCTATGGACAGTCAGAAACATCACTGAATATAAAAGGGCTTTGGATAAACTGGCTCTCCAACAGCTAGAGCTCGAAAGATTGACTTACATCGACCACCTCACCCAAATGTATAACCGTTACGCATTAGACGTACTTTTGCCTGAAGCGATTGAACTGGCGAAGCTAAAGCTAATTGGTTCAGCTGTACTGATGATCGATATCGACTGTTTTAAGCAATACAACGACAGTTATGGCCATTTGAAAGGTGATAAAGCACTTGAAGCACTAAGCCGTGCAATTCGGGCTTGGGCAAAAAATGATGATCTCTGCTTCCGTTACGGAGGGGATGAGTTTTTGGTGTTTATGCCCAACGTGGCGGAGTGCGAAAGTATCGAGCGTGCAGAGTTACTGCAAGAGGTGGTAAAACAACTGGCAATCCCTCACCCTTCCTCTTCCGTCGGCCCCCAATTTTCAATCACAATAGGTATTCGCCACTGTCACTTAGTTCCGCAAGATATGGACGCAGAAAGATTTATCTCGATAGCGGACAAAGCACTCTTCTACGCCAAAGGGCGTCAGCGTGGCTCAATTCACCAACTAACAGACAATGAAAAAAGCTCCTGTTGA
- the moaE gene encoding molybdopterin synthase catalytic subunit MoaE → MDNRVSVQFEDFSVGNEYEALAQGTSAGAIVTFTGKVRDMNLGDNVTGLSLEHYPGMTEKALGEICNEAEQRWPLLNIRVIHRVGDLDIGDQIVFVGVSSAHRGAAFEACEFVMDYLKTKAPFWKKERTTESTRWVDSRDSDAKAAERWQQKS, encoded by the coding sequence ATGGACAATCGCGTTTCAGTTCAATTTGAAGACTTTTCTGTTGGTAATGAATATGAAGCTCTCGCGCAGGGTACGTCCGCAGGGGCAATCGTCACCTTTACCGGTAAAGTACGCGATATGAACCTTGGCGATAACGTCACTGGTTTATCTCTTGAACACTACCCAGGCATGACAGAGAAAGCACTGGGTGAAATCTGTAATGAAGCTGAGCAGCGTTGGCCGCTTCTCAATATCCGAGTCATTCACCGTGTCGGCGACTTAGATATTGGCGATCAGATAGTCTTTGTTGGTGTTTCAAGCGCTCACCGAGGTGCGGCGTTTGAGGCGTGTGAGTTCGTGATGGATTACCTTAAGACCAAAGCACCATTTTGGAAAAAAGAGCGCACGACAGAATCGACTCGTTGGGTAGATTCGCGAGATTCAGATGCGAAGGCCGCTGAGCGTTGGCAACAGAAATCTTAA
- the moaD gene encoding molybdopterin synthase sulfur carrier subunit codes for MIKVLFFAQTRELVGMDELQLEGDFSTVEEVRSHLVEQDGKWDLALEPGKLLAAVNQSIVPLEHPIQSGDEVAFFPPVTGG; via the coding sequence ATGATTAAGGTTCTATTTTTCGCTCAAACGCGTGAATTGGTCGGGATGGACGAACTTCAGCTTGAAGGCGACTTCTCCACTGTGGAAGAGGTGCGTAGCCACTTGGTAGAGCAAGACGGTAAGTGGGATCTTGCATTAGAGCCGGGCAAATTACTTGCAGCAGTGAACCAGTCGATTGTTCCTCTTGAGCACCCAATTCAGTCAGGTGACGAAGTCGCGTTTTTCCCGCCGGTAACAGGGGGCTAA
- the moaC gene encoding cyclic pyranopterin monophosphate synthase MoaC, translating to MSEFTHINASGEANMVDVSAKAETVREARAEAFVHMAPETLQLIVSGSHHKGDVFATARIAGIQAAKKTWDLIPLCHPLLLSKVEVQLEAIEAENMVRIESVCKLAGKTGVEMEALTAASVAALTIYDMCKAVQKDMVIGQVRLLEKTGGKSGHFKVES from the coding sequence ATGAGCGAATTCACTCATATCAACGCTTCTGGTGAAGCAAACATGGTTGATGTCTCGGCCAAAGCAGAGACGGTGCGCGAAGCTCGCGCTGAAGCTTTTGTGCATATGGCACCTGAGACTTTGCAATTGATTGTCTCTGGCTCTCACCATAAAGGTGACGTGTTTGCGACCGCGCGCATTGCCGGTATTCAAGCAGCGAAGAAAACTTGGGATTTAATTCCACTGTGTCACCCATTACTGCTGTCAAAAGTTGAAGTGCAGCTAGAAGCGATCGAAGCTGAAAATATGGTTCGTATTGAGTCTGTGTGTAAGCTAGCGGGTAAGACTGGGGTTGAAATGGAAGCCCTGACTGCCGCTTCTGTTGCTGCGCTAACCATTTACGATATGTGTAAAGCAGTACAGAAAGATATGGTGATTGGCCAAGTTCGTTTACTAGAAAAAACCGGTGGTAAATCTGGACACTTTAAGGTGGAGTCATGA
- the moaB gene encoding molybdenum cofactor biosynthesis protein B yields MGHAESKFQPANIAVLTVSDTRTEENDTSGGYLVENAKEAGHNIVDKKIVIDDMYKIRAIVSQWIADENVQAVMITGGTGFTSRDSTPEALKPLFDKEVEGFGELFRMVSYEEIGTSTIQSRAIAGFANHTVIFAMPGSTGACRTGWTKIIKQQLDASHRPCNFMPHLAV; encoded by the coding sequence ATGGGTCACGCAGAAAGCAAATTTCAACCAGCAAATATCGCAGTTCTAACCGTTTCTGACACGCGCACTGAAGAAAACGATACTTCAGGTGGCTACCTAGTTGAGAATGCAAAAGAAGCGGGTCATAACATTGTCGATAAGAAGATCGTCATTGATGATATGTACAAGATTCGCGCTATCGTCTCTCAGTGGATTGCGGATGAAAATGTGCAAGCTGTAATGATTACTGGCGGTACAGGTTTTACTTCTCGCGACAGCACGCCTGAAGCGCTAAAACCTCTATTTGACAAAGAAGTCGAAGGTTTTGGTGAGCTATTCCGCATGGTCTCTTATGAAGAGATTGGTACTTCTACCATTCAATCTCGCGCTATCGCGGGTTTTGCTAACCATACTGTGATTTTTGCTATGCCGGGTTCTACGGGCGCGTGCCGTACTGGTTGGACAAAGATCATCAAGCAACAACTTGATGCAAGCCACCGCCCATGTAACTTTATGCCTCACCTAGCGGTTTAA
- the moaA gene encoding GTP 3',8-cyclase MoaA — protein sequence MAQQFEDRFHRKFYYLRLSVTDVCNFKCTYCLPDGYKPSGQKNSSFLALPEIKRVVRAFADCGTSKVRITGGEPSLRKDFNDIIHTVASTQGISKVATTTNGYRMEKQVADWKEAGLTHINVSVDSLDPRMFHQITGENKFTQVMAGIDRAFEVGYDQVKVNVVLMKDLNAHELPAFLYWIKDRPIQLRFIELMQTGEMDELFQRHHVSGVAIRNQLIANGWLLKVRDKNDGPAQVFVHPDYQGEIGLIMPYEKDFCESCNRLRVSAKGKLHLCLFGDHGVELRDLLQQDDQEPELIERIQQQLQTKSVSHFLHDGNSGMTPHLASIGG from the coding sequence GTGGCGCAACAATTCGAAGATAGATTCCATCGCAAGTTTTATTACTTGCGACTTTCCGTTACAGATGTCTGTAACTTCAAATGCACATATTGTCTGCCTGATGGCTATAAGCCTTCTGGGCAAAAAAACTCGTCTTTTTTAGCTCTGCCAGAGATAAAACGTGTCGTTAGAGCGTTTGCTGATTGCGGTACCTCAAAAGTACGTATTACAGGTGGTGAGCCTAGCCTACGCAAAGATTTCAACGATATTATTCATACCGTTGCTTCAACGCAGGGTATTAGCAAAGTCGCGACGACAACCAACGGTTACCGTATGGAAAAGCAAGTCGCCGATTGGAAAGAGGCAGGACTGACACATATTAATGTTAGTGTTGATAGCTTAGACCCACGCATGTTCCATCAAATCACGGGTGAAAATAAATTTACCCAAGTGATGGCAGGCATTGATCGCGCTTTTGAAGTGGGTTACGACCAGGTCAAAGTCAACGTTGTATTGATGAAGGATCTGAATGCGCACGAGTTACCCGCCTTTCTATACTGGATTAAAGACCGTCCAATCCAACTTCGCTTTATCGAGCTGATGCAAACCGGGGAAATGGATGAACTGTTCCAACGTCACCATGTTTCCGGTGTCGCGATTCGCAATCAATTGATCGCCAACGGTTGGCTACTAAAAGTGCGAGATAAGAACGACGGTCCTGCTCAGGTTTTTGTCCATCCTGATTACCAAGGTGAGATCGGTTTGATCATGCCGTATGAAAAAGACTTTTGTGAAAGCTGTAACCGCTTGCGTGTATCCGCTAAAGGTAAGCTTCACTTATGTCTGTTTGGTGATCATGGTGTTGAGCTACGTGATTTACTTCAACAAGATGATCAAGAGCCAGAACTAATCGAACGAATTCAACAGCAGCTGCAAACCAAGTCGGTGAGCCATTTCCTCCATGACGGAAATTCAGGCATGACTCCGCACTTGGCCTCGATCGGCGGCTGA
- a CDS encoding YvcK family protein → MTIYASNKVVAVGGGHGLGRMLAALKDFGSNATGIVATTDNGGSTGRIRNCQGGIAWGDTRNCINQLITDPSISSMMFEYRFKGAGELDGHNLGNLMLTALDNLSVRPLDATNLIRNMLKVDVNIIPMSEHPSDLKALAPDGRWVTGETSVDEMPEKLIRLDLEPEVPATKEGVQALEEADAIILGPGSFLTSIMPPLLLPEIGRAIANNRKAKLVFVENLSPEYGPAGQMTLQEKLEWCERSCQGRKIDVVLGETPHPELEEWNCVTTPLASPNRDWRHDRAKLQQAIEWLLVE, encoded by the coding sequence ATGACAATTTACGCTAGCAATAAAGTGGTCGCTGTCGGTGGAGGCCACGGCCTTGGACGTATGCTTGCGGCACTCAAAGATTTTGGCTCAAACGCAACGGGGATTGTTGCTACCACAGATAACGGCGGCTCCACTGGTCGCATTCGCAATTGCCAAGGCGGCATTGCATGGGGAGATACGCGCAACTGTATCAATCAGCTTATCACTGACCCTTCCATCAGTTCGATGATGTTTGAATACCGCTTCAAAGGTGCCGGAGAACTTGATGGGCATAATCTGGGTAACTTGATGCTCACCGCCCTCGACAACCTGTCCGTTCGCCCTCTAGATGCTACAAACCTGATTCGCAATATGCTTAAGGTTGATGTCAATATCATTCCGATGTCGGAGCACCCTTCAGATTTAAAAGCGCTCGCACCAGATGGGCGTTGGGTCACCGGAGAGACCAGTGTTGATGAGATGCCCGAAAAGTTGATTCGGCTCGATCTCGAACCTGAAGTCCCTGCCACTAAAGAAGGTGTACAAGCTCTTGAAGAGGCTGACGCGATTATTCTCGGCCCTGGCAGTTTTCTGACCAGTATTATGCCGCCATTACTGCTCCCTGAAATAGGACGAGCGATTGCCAATAACCGCAAAGCAAAACTGGTGTTTGTCGAGAACCTTTCGCCTGAGTACGGCCCTGCTGGGCAAATGACATTACAAGAAAAATTGGAATGGTGTGAACGCTCTTGTCAAGGTCGCAAAATAGATGTGGTTTTGGGTGAAACACCTCATCCAGAGCTTGAAGAGTGGAACTGCGTCACAACACCGCTAGCCTCACCCAATCGCGACTGGCGTCACGATAGGGCTAAGCTGCAACAAGCGATTGAGTGGTTACTGGTTGAATAG
- the luxU gene encoding quorum-sensing phosphorelay protein LuxU encodes MDILDQSKIDRLASEIGAENVPVLLEIFLNELQMYIDKLSQIEGQEQEQYLKEISHALKSSAASFGAEALRAYSAEVDSSAKSGTSLESESNKQQMLSLLSETQQRYQQLFNQ; translated from the coding sequence GTGGACATTTTAGATCAAAGTAAAATCGACCGACTCGCTAGTGAAATTGGTGCTGAAAATGTCCCTGTTTTGCTTGAGATATTTTTAAACGAGTTGCAAATGTATATCGATAAGCTCTCGCAAATCGAAGGCCAAGAGCAAGAGCAGTACTTGAAAGAGATCAGTCACGCATTAAAAAGCAGTGCGGCCAGTTTTGGTGCAGAAGCACTTCGTGCGTATTCTGCAGAGGTGGATTCTAGTGCTAAGTCTGGTACTTCTCTTGAATCAGAAAGCAATAAACAGCAAATGTTATCTCTACTGAGTGAAACCCAGCAGAGATATCAGCAACTATTCAACCAGTAA